CCCCTTACCAAGCCCAGATTATGCATAATGGGAAACCCGAAAACCCCCTGCTCTAAGATTGTCAAATCTCTCGGGCTTGTGTTCGGGGATATCGGCACCAGCCCGATCTACACGGTCGGGGCCATCCTGCTCTTCCTGATGCCCACGGTCCAGAACATCTTCGGGCTCTTGTCGCTCGTCATATGGACCCTGTTTATCATCATCACCATCCAGTACATCTGGCTGGCCATGTCGCTTTCTGACAAAGGGGAAGGAGGGACCATCGTTCTCAAAACCCTCCTTGACTCCCTGTTAAAGCCCGGCATCACCGCATCGGTTGTATCCGTTCTCACGATCATCGGGATTGCCCTGTTCATAGGAGATGGCGTGATCACGCCGGCCATCAGTATTCTCTCGGCAGTTGAAGGTATCCTGCTGATTCCCGGGTTTGAAACAACCAGCCAGATTGGCATCCTCATCATCGCAGCCATCATCGCCATCGGCCTGTTCCTCTTCCAGAAGCGGGGGACGGACCAGGTGGCATTTGCCTTCGGGCCGATTATGGTAATCTGGTTCGCGGCCCTTGCACTATCCGGCGCGATCTCGATCATCGGCGCCCCTCATGTGCTCTGGGCATTAAGTCCGACGTTTGCCCTGGCATTCATCTTAGAAAACGGCTGGGCCTCGCTTATTGTCATGTCTGCCGTGATTCTCTGTGTTACCGGGGGAGAAGCGCTCTATGCCGACATGGGACATCTTGGCCGGGAACCGATTGTCAAAGGCTGGGTCGTGGTTTTCCCGGCACTCGTGCTCAGTTACCTCGGACAGGGAGCATACGTCCTCCAGACAGACAACACGCACAATGTACTCTTCTCGATGATTCACCACATCAGTCCCCTTGTCTACGTCCCCTTCCTTATCTTAAGCATCGCAGCCACGGTCATTGCATCGCAGGCCATGATCTCCGGTATGTTCTCGATTGTTTACCAGGGCATGACTACCCGCATCCTGCCAAAGATGAAAATTGAGTTCAC
The sequence above is drawn from the Methanomicrobiales archaeon HGW-Methanomicrobiales-1 genome and encodes:
- a CDS encoding potassium transporter Kup → MGNPKTPCSKIVKSLGLVFGDIGTSPIYTVGAILLFLMPTVQNIFGLLSLVIWTLFIIITIQYIWLAMSLSDKGEGGTIVLKTLLDSLLKPGITASVVSVLTIIGIALFIGDGVITPAISILSAVEGILLIPGFETTSQIGILIIAAIIAIGLFLFQKRGTDQVAFAFGPIMVIWFAALALSGAISIIGAPHVLWALSPTFALAFILENGWASLIVMSAVILCVTGGEALYADMGHLGREPIVKGWVVVFPALVLSYLGQGAYVLQTDNTHNVLFSMIHHISPLVYVPFLILSIAATVIASQAMISGMFSIVYQGMTTRILPKMKIEFTSSELQSQIYIDAINWMLLAAVLVVMFEFRSSENLASAYGLAVSGSMLISAIMMAIIFLHKRKPIETIITGALIIIDGLFFISTLLKIPHGAYWSFIMAAIPLIIIITFILGQEKLHAMLKPVPLEKFLPRYQQIYANCPKIRGTALYFIGDVNNLSPYISQVFFQNEILYENNILVSIKVTEKPFGISTAFDADLAPGLHLFMVTSGYMEVVNVTGLLKERAIDEKTIFYGIENIVSDQILWKLYGLIKKVSPPFVQFYALPPEKIHGVVTRVVM